The sequence below is a genomic window from Acidimicrobiia bacterium.
GAAGAGCTCGAGGATGAAGAACTGCTCGAGCTCGAACTGCTGGACGACGACGAAGACGTGCTGCTGCTCGAAGAGGTCGAGGTGTCGCAGCGGGGGTAGTGCGACAGCAACAGCTTGCCGTCGGCAACATCGTCCCGGGCGCTCAGAAGAGTGTCACCCGCAGCCAGCTGGATGTCGTAATGAAGGACGGTTCCATTCCACCAGGCGGTCGCAGAAACGACCCCGGCTCTAGCGAAAGTGGCGGTCAGCGTGCCGGAGGTACTCTCGGTCTGGTTGTGAACCCAATGCCACTCTCCCCCGCAGTCCACCGTCGGATAGAGAGGGTTTGACTGCTCGACGGCACCTGCCGGGGCGGCAAAAGGCTCTTCCAGCAACAGCACGCCGGAGAGTAAGAGCAAAACCACCAGCCACGCCCCGGCGAGTCGCCGGACGACGGCGTCCGAAATGTTCACGTTCACTTCCTTCGAGGCGGCCCGGGCGCACGAGAGCACGAAGGTGCACCATCACGCGGCGGGGCCTCCCATTAGCCCTTGGCCCCAAAGGGGCCTGGCCGAACGTACCACAAGATGGGAGAAACCACTCAACGTAAAAAAGTATGAATTTCGCGACTTAGGCCCCGGATTGCTCCAGGGCCCAAGTCGGATTGAGGGAACGGGGAGGGTTACTCCACGTCCCAACCCAGGTCGGACCCGGCTTCTGCCGCGGTCACGACTTCTTCTTCCCGACGGCGCACTGCCATCAGAGCCACGCCACCCAGCGCGACCAGCGCCAGAGCGATACCGGCCAAACCGGCCTCACCGAAGTCGGAGCCGGTGAACGGCAGCGTCTCCGGAGTGGTCGTGGTGATCTGAACACCACCGACGGCAACGTAAACAATGCCGGCATCCCAGGTGTTGTCGATCACATTGCCGAGCACCTTGATCACCGGTGTGCGGCTGACGTTCGTCGTGTTGTCGGCGTCAGAGTCCAACCCGGGATCCACTCCAGCGTTCGGCACGACGAAGAGATCGTCGGCTTCCGGGAGAATGAACACCAGGTAGTAGTCGCCCGGCTGCAGATTCTCGAACAGATAGTTGCCGTTTGCATCCGTCACCTGGGTGGCGACGAGCGCATCGGTGACTGCGTTGTAAAGCCTGACGGTAACCCCGGCCACGCCGGGCTCGCCAGGATCCTGGACACCGTTGGCATTCCGGTCTTCCCAAACCAGGTTCCCGATGCCGCCAAGAGCCGGTGCGGCCGTAGTCGTTGTCGTCGAAGCTGAGTACCCGAAGTAGTGGGAAGGATCGGAGTCTCTAACCT
It includes:
- a CDS encoding SdrD B-like domain-containing protein, with product GGSYGPYSASTVVDLEPGAYSWTAVAEDGFEFTGDSSGSFDVGECESAVDIEKSTNGQDADNPTGPRLLVGSTVIWEYVVRNLGDVELTDIEVSDDQEIEVSCPKTTLVAGESMTCSASGTATSGQYANIGTVTGWAPDKTQVRDSDPSHYFGYSASTTTTTAAPALGGIGNLVWEDRNANGVQDPGEPGVAGVTVRLYNAVTDALVATQVTDANGNYLFENLQPGDYYLVFILPEADDLFVVPNAGVDPGLDSDADNTTNVSRTPVIKVLGNVIDNTWDAGIVYVAVGGVQITTTTPETLPFTGSDFGEAGLAGIALALVALGGVALMAVRRREEEVVTAAEAGSDLGWDVE